In Gadus chalcogrammus isolate NIFS_2021 chromosome 1, NIFS_Gcha_1.0, whole genome shotgun sequence, one DNA window encodes the following:
- the LOC130381953 gene encoding NACHT, LRR and PYD domains-containing protein 12-like encodes MNQEELADTLWGGAVAVGCQHKIKSHLREKFRNEFEGIAKAGQPTGLNDFYTELLITARGSGEVNQEHEIRLIETASRKPAREETQIKCEDIFKPLAGQDQPIRTIMTTGVAGIGKTVLTHKFTLDWAEGKANHDIHFTFLLTFRELNLLKGKEFSLVELLHYFFIETKIAAICRFEWFQVVFILDGLDECRLPLDFQNNQSWTDVTMPTSVDVLLTNLIRGNLLPSARIWITTRPGAANKIPAECVDMVTEVRGFNDSQKEEYFQKKFSDETLASTIISHVKKSRSLHIMCHIPVFCWISATVLEDLFQPSQRVKEMPKTVTQMYIYFLRVQSIQADMKYHGRAEKDLDWSSESREIIVSLGKLAFNQLEKGNLIFYETDLAECGIDIRAASVYSGVFTQIFKEECWLYQDKVFCFVHLSIQEFLAALYVLQSFINTGVNLFSEEPATPGKDELFLYQSAVDKALQCENGHLDLFLRFLLGLSLETNQKLLRGLLGKTGSRSMTTQFKQGLLWLTGRQPNQRTVCYIKEKINGDIPPERSINLLHCLNELNDPSLVEEIQQSLTSGRLFMESLSPAQWSALVFILLSSDEELDVFDLKKYSASEEGLLRLVPVVKASKISLLNDCLLSERCCEALASVLSSSASSLRELDLSTNDLQDSGVKLLSSGLGSPHCTLETLRLNGCQLSERCCEALASVLSSNSSSLRELDLSINDLQDSGVKLLSAGLGSPHCTLETLRLYGCRLSERCCEALASVLISNSSSLRELDLSTNDLQDSGVRLLSAGLGSPLCALETLRLKGCHLSERCCEALASVLSSNFSSLRELDLSTNNLQDSGVKLLSAGLGSPHCTLETLSLSGCLVTQEGCASLTSALSSNPSHLRALDLSYNHPGDSGATLLSAGLEDPRWRLETLSVDHGGVVRLKPAPQRYACELTLDPNTAHRQLSLSEDNRKVTVVGEDQSYPDHPERSDFQYQVLCREALTGHCYWEAEWEGDVRIGVTSRRSTRRGEGVKSLDEDGYFAYFSHRTDAGSNRYG; translated from the exons atgaaccaggaggaactggccgacacactGTGGGGTG GAGCTGTTGCTGTTGGgtgccaacataaaatcaagtctCATCTGAGGGAGAAGTTCAGGAATGAGTTTGAGGGAATTGCTAAAGCAGGACAGCCAACAGGtctgaatgacttctacacCGAGCTCCTCATCACAgcgagaggcagtggagaggtcaaccagGAACATGAGATCAGACTTATTGAAACAGCCTCCAGGAAACCAGCCAGGGAGGAAACACAGATCAAATGcgaagacatctttaaacccttagcTGGAcaagatcaaccaatcagaacaataatgacaacgggagtggccggcattggtaaaaccgtaTTAAcccacaagttcactctggactgggcggaaggcaaagccaaccacgacatacacttcacatttctcttgactttcagagagctgaatttactgaaagggaaagagtttagcttggtggaacttcttcattacTTCTTCATTGAAACCAAAATAGCAGCAATCTGCAGATTTGAATggttccaagttgtcttcatcttggatggtctagATGAGTGCCGACtgcctctggacttccagaacaaccagagctggactgatgtcacaatgccgacctcggtggacgtgctgctgacaaacctcatcaggggcaacctgcttccctccgctcgcatctggataaccacacgccctgggGCAGCCAAtaagatccctgctgagtgtgttgacatggtgacagaggtgaggggctTCAATGActcacagaaggaggagtactttcAGAAGAAATTCAGCGATGAGACActggccagcacaatcatctcccatgtcaagaaatcacgaagcctccacatcatgtgtcacatcccagtcttctgttggatctcTGCAACTGTTCTTGAAGACCTCTTCCAACCATCCCAGAGAGTAAAAGAGATGCCCAAGACTGTGACCCAGATGTACATctacttcctgagggttcagtccatacaggcgGACATGAAGTACCATGGGAGAGCTGAAAAAGATCTAGactggagttcagagagcagggagatcattgtttctcttggaaaactggcttttaaccagctggagaaaggcaacctAATCTTCTACGAGacagacctggcagagtgtggcatcgatatcagagcagcctcagtgtactcaggagtgttcacccagatctttaaagaggagtgttggctgtaccaggacaaggtgttctgctttgtccatctgagcatccaggagtttctagCTGCACTTTATGTCCTTCAGTCCTTCATCAACACTGGTGTCAATCTATTCTCAGAAGAACCAGCTACCCCCGGAAAAGATGAACTcttcctctaccagagtgctgtggacaaggccttacagtgtgagaacggacacctggacttgttcctccgcttcctcctgggcctctctctggagaccaatcagaaactcctacgaggtctgctgggaaAGACAGGAAGTAGATCAATGACAACTCAGTTTAAACAAGGTCTGCTTTGGCTGACAGGAAGACAGCCCAATCAGAGAACAGTCTGTTACATCAAGGAGAAAATAAATGGAGATATccctccagagagaagcatcaatctgctccactgtctgaatgagttGAACGACCcttctctagtggaggagatccaacagtcCCTTACATCAGGAAGACTATTCATGgaatctctctcccctgctcagtggtctgccctggtcttcatcttactgtCGTCAGATGAGGAGCTGGatgtgtttgacctgaagaaatactctgcttcagaggaaggtcttctgaggctggtgccagtggtcaaagcctccaaaataTCTCT gctgaatgaCTGTcttctgtcagagagatgctgtgaagctctggcctccgTTCTCAGCTCCAGcgcctctagtctgagagagctggacctgagtaccaatgatctgcaggattcaggagtgaaatTGCTCTCttctggactggggagtccacactgtacactggaaactctcag gctgaatggctgtcagctgtcagagagatgctgtgaagctctggcctcagttctcagctccaactcctctagtctgagggAGCTGGACCTTAGTatcaatgatctgcaggattcaggagtgaagctgctctctgctggactggggagtccacactgtacattggaaactctcag gctgtaTGGCTGtcgtctgtcagagagatgctgtgaagctctggcctcagttctcatctccaactcctctagtctgagagagctggatctgagtaccaatgatctgcaggattcaggagtgaggctgctctctgctggactggggagtccactatgtgcactggaaactctcag gctgaaaggctgtcatctgtcagagagatgctgtgaagctctggcctcagttctcagctccaacttctctagtctgagagaactggacctgagtaccaataatctgcaggattcaggagtgaagctgctctctgctggactggggagtccccactgtacactggaaactctcag cttgtctggctgcctggtcactcAGGAAGGCTGTGCCTCTCTgacctcagctctgagctccaacccctcccatctgagagcgctggacctgagctacaatcacccaggagactcaggagctacgctgctctctgctggactggaggatccacgttGGAGGCTTGAAACTCTCAG tgtggaccacggtggagtggtgaggctgaaaccagctccaCAGAGGT atgcctgtgaactcacactggacccaaacacagcccacagacaactctctctgtctgaggacaacagaaaggtgacagtggttggagaggaccagtcgtatcctgATCACCCAGAGAGGTCGGACTTCCAATaccaggtgttgtgtagagaggctctgactggccacTGTTACTGGGAGGCAGAGTGGGAAGGAGATGTTCGTATCGGAGTGACATCCAGACGAagcacaaggagaggagagggtgttaAATCTTTAGATGAAGATGGTTACTTTGCCTACTTCAGTCATAGGACAGACGCTGGCTCTAACAGA TACGGGTAA
- the LOC130386420 gene encoding NACHT, LRR and PYD domains-containing protein 12-like isoform X1: MDEEREVGPTSITTLSGEHGRQSKAKSSEHQERADSPGPSCVSLKSGHSMDPPAKFKDGNQSIEKRQVQQERADSPGPSCVSMKSGQSMDPPAKFKDGNQSIEKRRVQQEGGDSPGPSCVSMKSDHSMDPPAKFKDGNQFIGKRQHQEKSKVTSAQSVQQHQTELIKRAEENAHAFLDKELKKLWRVLYPDYPQCSESQREEEQEEEEEVDGKKEEQRRRAIEGVVDITTLCLMEMNQGELADTLWGGAVAVGCQHKIKSHLREKFRNEFEGIAKAGQPTGLNDFYTELFITARGSGEVNQEHEVRLIETASRKPAREETPMKCEDIFKPLPGQDQPIRTIMTTGVAGIGKTVLTHKFTLDWAEGKNNHNVHFTFLLTFRELNLLKGKEFSLVELLHHFFIETKEAAICRYDQFQVVFILDGLDECRLPLDFQNNQILTDVTESISVDMLLTNLIKGNLLPSARIWITTRPAAAHQIPAECVDRVTEVRGFSDSQKEEYFRHKFRDETMASKIISHVKKSRSLHIMCHIPVFCWIAATVLEDFFKPSQRGKEMPKNVTQMYIHFLRVQSIQADMKYHGRAEIDLDWSSESREIIFSLGKLAFNQLEKGNLIFYEADLAEGGIDIRAASVCSGVFTQIFKEEHGLYRDKLFCFVHLSLQEFLAALYVLLSFINTGVNLLSEEQATSRKGELFFYQIAVDKALQSENGHLDLFLRFLLGLSLETKQNLLGLLGWTGRGSLTTKIKQGLEIRLDESQHNLRIVNDIKKKINGDLSPENSINLFHCLNELNDCSLVEEIQQSLTSGSLFMESLSPAQWSALVFILLSSEEELDVFDLKKYSASEESLLRLLPVVKASKTSLLNDCQLSERCCEALASVLSSSASSLRELDLSTNDLQDSGVELLCAGLGSPHCTLETLSLNGCHLSERCCEALASVLISDSSRLRELDLSFNDLQDSGVELLSAGLGSPHCTLETLRLNDCHLSERCCEALASVLSSSASSLRELDLSFNDLQDSGVKLLSTGLGSPHCTLETLSLSGCRVTQEGCASLASALSSNPSHLRALDLSYNHPGDSGATLLSAGLKDPRWRLDTLSVEHGGVERLKPAPQRYACELTLDPNTAYRRLSLSENNRKVLFVEKEQSYPDHPERFDSWSQVLCREGLNVRCYWEVEWEGSVAIGVTHRGITRIGGGVDRRLGYNNKSWSLDCYYGCYIAGYNGSETVIRLLPAGSNRVGVYLDRPSGTLSFYRVSPGGGGSSDTLTHIHTFQSIFTQVNLLPALGLLSYGSSVSLCRL, from the exons atggatgaggagagagaggtgggtccTACCTCTAtaaccactctgtctggggaacatggccgccagagcaaagctaagag CTCAGAGCATcaagagagagcagactccccaggacccagctgtgtctccttgaagagtGGCCACTCTATGGATCCACCTGCTAAGttcaaagatggaaatcagtctattgagaagag ACaagtccagcaggagagagcagactcccctggacccagctgtgtctccatgaagagtggcCAGTCTATGGATCCACCTGCTAAGttcaaagatggaaatcagtctattgagaagag ACGAGTccagcaggagggaggagactcccctggacccagctgtgtctccatgaagagtgaccactctatggatCCACCTGCTAAAttcaaagatggaaatcagtttATTGGGAAAAG ACAACACCAGGAAAAGTCgaaggttaccagtgctcagtctgtacagcagcatcaaacagagctgatcaag agggctgaggagaatgCACACGCTTTTttagacaaggagctgaagaagctctggagggttCTCTAcccagattacccacaatgctcagagagtcagagggaggaggagcaggaggaggaggaggaggtggatggtaagaaggaggagcagaggaggcgcgccatagagggagtggtggacatcactacgctctgcctgatggagatgaaccagggggaactggccgacacactGTGGGGCG GAGCTGTTGCTGTTGGgtgccaacataaaatcaagtctCACCTGAGGGAAAAGTTCAGGAATGagtttgagggaatcgctaaagcaggacaGCCAACAGGtctgaatgacttctacacagagctcttcatcacagcgagaggcagtggagaggtcaaccaggaacatgaggtcagactgattgaaacagccTCCAGGAAACCAGCCAGGGAGGAAACACCGATGaaatgtgaagacatctttaaacccttacctggacaagatcaaccaatcagaacaataatgacaacgGGAGTGGcaggcattggtaaaaccgtcttaacacacaagttcactctggactgggctgaagggaaaaacaaccacaacgTTCACTTCACGTTTCTCTtgactttcagagagctgaatttactgaaagggaaagagtttagcttggtggaacttcttcatcacttctttattgaaACCAAAGAAGCAGCTATCTGCAGATACGACCAgttccaagttgtcttcatcttggatggtctggatgagtgccGACtgcctctggacttccagaacaaccagaTCTTGACTGATGTCACTGAGTCCATCTCGGTGGACATgttgctgacaaacctcatcaagggcaacctgcttccctccgctcgcatttggataaccacacgcccagcagcagcccatcagatccctgctgagtgtgttgacagggTGACGGAGGTGAGAGGCTTTAGCGACTCACAGAAGGAAGAGTACTTTCGGCACAAATTCAGAGATGAGACAATGGCCAGCAAAATCATCTCCCatgtcaagaaatcacgaagcctccacatcatgtgtcacatcccagtcttctgttggatcgcTGCaacagttctggaggacttctttAAACCATcccagagaggaaaagagatgCCAAAGAatgtgactcagatgtacatccacttcctgagggttcagtccatacaggcgGACATGAAATACCATGGGAGAGCTGAAATAGATCTAGactggagttcagagagcagggagataaTTTTTTCTCttggaaaactggcttttaaccagctggagaaaggcaacctCATCTTCTATGAGGCAGATCTGGCAGAGGGTGgcatcgatatcagagcagcctcagtgtgctcaggagtgttcacccagatctttaaagaggagcaTGGGCTGTACCGGGACAAgttgttctgctttgtccatctgagcctccaggagtttctggcagCCCTTTATGTCCTCCTGTCCTTCATCAACACTGGTGTCAATCTACTCTCAGAAGAACAAGCTACCTCTAGGAAAGGTGAACTTTTCTTCTACCAGattgctgtggacaaggccttacagagtgagaacggacacctggacttgttcctccgcttcctcctagGCCTATCTCTGGAGACCAAACAGAATCTACTTGGTCTACTGGGATGGACAGGAAGAGGATCACTGACCACTAAGATTAAACAAGGTCTGGAAATTCGGCTGGATGAAAGCCAGCACAATCTGAGAATAGTAAATGACATCAAGAAGAAGATAAatggagatctctctccagagaacagcatcaatctgttccactgtctgaatgagctgaacgactgTTCTCTAGTGGAGGAAATCCAACAGTCTCTTACATCAGGAAGCCTCTTCAtggaatctctctctcctgctcagtggtctgctctggtcttcatcttactgtcatcagaagaggagctggacgtgtttgacctgaagaaatactctgcttcagaggagagtcttctgaggctgctgccagtggtcaaagcctccaaaacatctct gctgaatgaCTGTCaactgtcagagagatgctgtgaagctctagcctcagttctcagctccagtgcctctagtctgagagaactggacctgagtaccaatgatctgcaggattcaggagtggaGCTGCTCtgtgctggactggggagtccacactgtacactggaaactctcag tctgaatggctgtcatctgtcagagagatgctgtgaagctctggcctcagttctcatcTCCGACTCCTctcgtctgagagagctggacctgagcttcaatgatctgcaggattcaggagtggaGCTGCTCTCTGccggactggggagtccacactgtacactggaaactctcag gctgaatgactgtcatctgtcagagagatgctgtgaagctctggcctcagttctcagctccagtgcctctagtctgagagagctggacctgagcttcaatgatctgcaggattcaggagttaAGCTGCTCTCtactggactggggagtccacactgtacactggaaactctcag cttatCTGGCTGCcgggtcacacaggaaggctgtgcctctctggcctcagctctgagctccaacccctcccatctgagagcgctggacctgagctacaatcacccaggagactctggagctacgctgctctctgctggactgaaggatccacgctggagactggacactctcag tgtggagcacggtggagtagaaaggctgaaaccagctccaCAGAGGT atgcctgtgaactaACACTGGACCCAAATACAGCCTacagacgactctctctgtctgagaaCAACAGAAAGGTGCTGTTTGTTGAAAAGGAGCAGTCTTATCCtgatcacccagagagatttgactccTGGTCCCAAGTGTTGTGTAGAGAGGGTCTGAATGTTCgatgttactgggaggtagagtgggaaggatcTGTTGCTATAggagtgacacacagaggaatcacaaggataGGAGGGGGTGTTGATAGAAGGCTTGGATacaacaacaagtcctggagtcttgatTGTTATTATGGTTGTTACATTGCCGGGTACAACGGTAGTGAAACAGTCATACGTCTCCTCCCCGCTGGCTCtaacagagtaggagtgtatctggaccgacCCTCTGGCACTCTGTcattctacagagtgtccccaggtggaggagggtcctcagacacactgacacacatccacaccttccagtCCATCTTCACCCAGGTGAACCTCCTCCCTGCGTTAGGGTTATTGAGTTATggttcctcagtgtctctgtgtcggttgtag
- the LOC130386420 gene encoding NACHT, LRR and PYD domains-containing protein 12-like isoform X2, producing MDEEREVGPTSITTLSGEHGRQSKAKSSEHQERADSPGPSCVSLKSGHSMDPPAKFKDGNQSIEKRQVQQERADSPGPSCVSMKSGQSMDPPAKFKDGNQSIEKRRVQQEGGDSPGPSCVSMKSDHSMDPPAKFKDGNQFIGKRQHQEKSKVTSAQSVQQHQTELIKRAEENAHAFLDKELKKLWRVLYPDYPQCSESQREEEQEEEEEVDGKKEEQRRRAIEGVVDITTLCLMEMNQGELADTLWGGAVAVGCQHKIKSHLREKFRNEFEGIAKAGQPTGLNDFYTELFITARGSGEVNQEHEVRLIETASRKPAREETPMKCEDIFKPLPGQDQPIRTIMTTGVAGIGKTVLTHKFTLDWAEGKNNHNVHFTFLLTFRELNLLKGKEFSLVELLHHFFIETKEAAICRYDQFQVVFILDGLDECRLPLDFQNNQILTDVTESISVDMLLTNLIKGNLLPSARIWITTRPAAAHQIPAECVDRVTEVRGFSDSQKEEYFRHKFRDETMASKIISHVKKSRSLHIMCHIPVFCWIAATVLEDFFKPSQRGKEMPKNVTQMYIHFLRVQSIQADMKYHGRAEIDLDWSSESREIIFSLGKLAFNQLEKGNLIFYEADLAEGGIDIRAASVCSGVFTQIFKEEHGLYRDKLFCFVHLSLQEFLAALYVLLSFINTGVNLLSEEQATSRKGELFFYQIAVDKALQSENGHLDLFLRFLLGLSLETKQNLLGLLGWTGRGSLTTKIKQGLEIRLDESQHNLRIVNDIKKKINGDLSPENSINLFHCLNELNDCSLVEEIQQSLTSGSLFMESLSPAQWSALVFILLSSEEELDVFDLKKYSASEESLLRLLPVVKASKTSLLNDCQLSERCCEALASVLSSSASSLRELDLSTNDLQDSGVELLCAGLGSPHCTLETLSLNGCHLSERCCEALASVLISDSSRLRELDLSFNDLQDSGVELLSAGLGSPHCTLETLRLNDCHLSERCCEALASVLSSSASSLRELDLSFNDLQDSGVKLLSTGLGSPHCTLETLSLSGCRVTQEGCASLASALSSNPSHLRALDLSYNHPGDSGATLLSAGLKDPRWRLDTLSVEHGGVERLKPAPQRWPHFPISMDLRS from the exons atggatgaggagagagaggtgggtccTACCTCTAtaaccactctgtctggggaacatggccgccagagcaaagctaagag CTCAGAGCATcaagagagagcagactccccaggacccagctgtgtctccttgaagagtGGCCACTCTATGGATCCACCTGCTAAGttcaaagatggaaatcagtctattgagaagag ACaagtccagcaggagagagcagactcccctggacccagctgtgtctccatgaagagtggcCAGTCTATGGATCCACCTGCTAAGttcaaagatggaaatcagtctattgagaagag ACGAGTccagcaggagggaggagactcccctggacccagctgtgtctccatgaagagtgaccactctatggatCCACCTGCTAAAttcaaagatggaaatcagtttATTGGGAAAAG ACAACACCAGGAAAAGTCgaaggttaccagtgctcagtctgtacagcagcatcaaacagagctgatcaag agggctgaggagaatgCACACGCTTTTttagacaaggagctgaagaagctctggagggttCTCTAcccagattacccacaatgctcagagagtcagagggaggaggagcaggaggaggaggaggaggtggatggtaagaaggaggagcagaggaggcgcgccatagagggagtggtggacatcactacgctctgcctgatggagatgaaccagggggaactggccgacacactGTGGGGCG GAGCTGTTGCTGTTGGgtgccaacataaaatcaagtctCACCTGAGGGAAAAGTTCAGGAATGagtttgagggaatcgctaaagcaggacaGCCAACAGGtctgaatgacttctacacagagctcttcatcacagcgagaggcagtggagaggtcaaccaggaacatgaggtcagactgattgaaacagccTCCAGGAAACCAGCCAGGGAGGAAACACCGATGaaatgtgaagacatctttaaacccttacctggacaagatcaaccaatcagaacaataatgacaacgGGAGTGGcaggcattggtaaaaccgtcttaacacacaagttcactctggactgggctgaagggaaaaacaaccacaacgTTCACTTCACGTTTCTCTtgactttcagagagctgaatttactgaaagggaaagagtttagcttggtggaacttcttcatcacttctttattgaaACCAAAGAAGCAGCTATCTGCAGATACGACCAgttccaagttgtcttcatcttggatggtctggatgagtgccGACtgcctctggacttccagaacaaccagaTCTTGACTGATGTCACTGAGTCCATCTCGGTGGACATgttgctgacaaacctcatcaagggcaacctgcttccctccgctcgcatttggataaccacacgcccagcagcagcccatcagatccctgctgagtgtgttgacagggTGACGGAGGTGAGAGGCTTTAGCGACTCACAGAAGGAAGAGTACTTTCGGCACAAATTCAGAGATGAGACAATGGCCAGCAAAATCATCTCCCatgtcaagaaatcacgaagcctccacatcatgtgtcacatcccagtcttctgttggatcgcTGCaacagttctggaggacttctttAAACCATcccagagaggaaaagagatgCCAAAGAatgtgactcagatgtacatccacttcctgagggttcagtccatacaggcgGACATGAAATACCATGGGAGAGCTGAAATAGATCTAGactggagttcagagagcagggagataaTTTTTTCTCttggaaaactggcttttaaccagctggagaaaggcaacctCATCTTCTATGAGGCAGATCTGGCAGAGGGTGgcatcgatatcagagcagcctcagtgtgctcaggagtgttcacccagatctttaaagaggagcaTGGGCTGTACCGGGACAAgttgttctgctttgtccatctgagcctccaggagtttctggcagCCCTTTATGTCCTCCTGTCCTTCATCAACACTGGTGTCAATCTACTCTCAGAAGAACAAGCTACCTCTAGGAAAGGTGAACTTTTCTTCTACCAGattgctgtggacaaggccttacagagtgagaacggacacctggacttgttcctccgcttcctcctagGCCTATCTCTGGAGACCAAACAGAATCTACTTGGTCTACTGGGATGGACAGGAAGAGGATCACTGACCACTAAGATTAAACAAGGTCTGGAAATTCGGCTGGATGAAAGCCAGCACAATCTGAGAATAGTAAATGACATCAAGAAGAAGATAAatggagatctctctccagagaacagcatcaatctgttccactgtctgaatgagctgaacgactgTTCTCTAGTGGAGGAAATCCAACAGTCTCTTACATCAGGAAGCCTCTTCAtggaatctctctctcctgctcagtggtctgctctggtcttcatcttactgtcatcagaagaggagctggacgtgtttgacctgaagaaatactctgcttcagaggagagtcttctgaggctgctgccagtggtcaaagcctccaaaacatctct gctgaatgaCTGTCaactgtcagagagatgctgtgaagctctagcctcagttctcagctccagtgcctctagtctgagagaactggacctgagtaccaatgatctgcaggattcaggagtggaGCTGCTCtgtgctggactggggagtccacactgtacactggaaactctcag tctgaatggctgtcatctgtcagagagatgctgtgaagctctggcctcagttctcatcTCCGACTCCTctcgtctgagagagctggacctgagcttcaatgatctgcaggattcaggagtggaGCTGCTCTCTGccggactggggagtccacactgtacactggaaactctcag gctgaatgactgtcatctgtcagagagatgctgtgaagctctggcctcagttctcagctccagtgcctctagtctgagagagctggacctgagcttcaatgatctgcaggattcaggagttaAGCTGCTCTCtactggactggggagtccacactgtacactggaaactctcag cttatCTGGCTGCcgggtcacacaggaaggctgtgcctctctggcctcagctctgagctccaacccctcccatctgagagcgctggacctgagctacaatcacccaggagactctggagctacgctgctctctgctggactgaaggatccacgctggagactggacactctcag tgtggagcacggtggagtagaaaggctgaaaccagctccaCAGAGGT GGCCCcatttcccgatatcgatggatcttcgctcgtaa